A portion of the Bifidobacterium bifidum ATCC 29521 = JCM 1255 = DSM 20456 genome contains these proteins:
- a CDS encoding ABC transporter ATP-binding protein, with translation MATDNTAPGRDVAPDAVPAVHVSQLVKRYGDMVALDYFDLDVTQGEIFGLLGPNGSGKTTAINCILALLTYDSGTIRVLGQPMTPTSYALKRRIGIVPQNVAVFNELTVTENIDYFCSLYVPKKTDRAPLVEESIEFVGLQDFRKFRPGKLSGGLLRRLNIACGIAHKPDLIFFDEPTVAVDPQSRNSILEGIQRLNQAGATVIYTSHYMEEVEQICDRILIMDHGRHLALGTSDELKSMIDTGERITIETLDLADSAMAEVRALPCVIEATYDGKELDVRCRRGEHNLTDVLDAVKRSGANIGHLTSRPPTLNDVFLELTGKALRD, from the coding sequence ATGGCAACCGACAACACAGCCCCCGGACGCGATGTGGCACCCGACGCAGTACCGGCCGTGCATGTCAGTCAACTGGTCAAACGCTACGGTGACATGGTGGCGCTCGACTATTTCGACCTCGACGTGACGCAAGGCGAGATCTTCGGCCTGCTCGGGCCGAACGGCTCCGGCAAGACCACGGCGATCAACTGCATCCTCGCGCTGCTCACCTACGATTCGGGCACGATCCGCGTACTCGGCCAGCCGATGACGCCGACCTCATACGCGCTGAAACGGCGCATCGGCATCGTGCCGCAGAACGTGGCCGTATTCAACGAACTGACCGTCACGGAAAACATCGACTACTTCTGCTCGCTGTACGTGCCGAAGAAAACTGACCGCGCGCCGCTGGTCGAGGAGTCCATCGAATTCGTCGGACTCCAGGACTTCCGCAAGTTCCGGCCCGGCAAACTGTCCGGCGGTCTGCTGCGACGCCTGAACATCGCCTGCGGCATCGCGCACAAGCCTGACCTGATCTTCTTCGACGAACCCACGGTCGCTGTCGACCCGCAAAGCCGCAATTCGATTCTGGAAGGCATCCAGCGGCTCAACCAGGCCGGCGCCACAGTGATCTACACCAGCCATTACATGGAGGAGGTCGAGCAGATCTGCGACCGCATCCTCATCATGGACCACGGCCGGCACCTGGCGCTCGGCACCTCCGACGAACTTAAGAGCATGATCGATACCGGCGAGCGCATCACCATCGAAACGCTCGATCTGGCGGATTCGGCGATGGCTGAGGTCCGTGCGCTGCCGTGCGTAATCGAAGCCACCTACGACGGCAAGGAACTCGACGTGCGATGCCGGCGCGGCGAACACAACCTGACCGACGTGCTCGACGCGGTGAAACGCTCCGGCGCCAACATCGGCCACCTGACCAGTCGCCCGCCCACCCTCAACGACGTGTTCCTCGAACTCACCGGCAAGGCACTGAGGGACTGA